From Rhodopseudomonas palustris:
GTCGCCGACCTGCAGCGCCATCAACTGCTTCAGCGGCACCTCCGCCTCGTACAACACGGCGTCGACCGAAATATCGGCCTGGCCGATCTCGGTGGCGAGATGGCCTTCCCAGACCTGATCACGGCCGAATTTCTCGCCCATGAACATCTGCATCAGCACGCCGCGGATCGGTTCGATCGTGGCGTAAGGCAGCAGCAGCTCGATGTTGCCGCCGCGGTCTTCCATGTCGATGTGCAGGCGGACCAGGATCGCCGCGTTGGCCGGACGGCTGATCGCGGCGAAGCGCGGATTGGTTTCGAGCCGGTCGATCGAGAACGCCACCGGCGACAACGGCCGGAACGCCTGCTCGGCGTCGGCGAGCACGACCTCCAGCAGCCGCTTCACCAGATTGGTTTCGATTGTGGTGTAGGGCCGGCCCTCGATCCGGATCGCGGCCTGACCGCGGCGGCCGCCGAGCAGCACGTCGATCATCGAATAGATCAGGCTGGAATCGACGGTGGCGAGCCCGAAATTCTGCCACTCCTCGGCCTTGAAAACGCACAGCACCGCCGGCAGCGGGATCGAATTCATGTAGTCGCTGAACCGCACCGAAGTGATGCGGTCGAGCGAGACCTCGACGTTGTCCGAGGTGAAATTGCGCAGGCTCGTCGTCATCAACCGCACCAGGCGGTCGAACACGATTTCGAGCATCGGCAGACGCTCGTAGGAGACCATCGCCGAGTCGATGATGGCGCGGATGCCGGAATTCTCGTCGAGATGCACCTCGCCGACGCTGAAGCCGAGGAGATTGTCGATCTCCTCCTGCGACAGCACGCGCTCGCCGCTGTTCTTGCCGGTGCCGGCGAGATCGCGGCCGCCGTCCTCGACCATGGCGGCCCATTGCTCCGCCATCGTCCCGGTGAGTTCGTTCTCCTCGGCCGCCTTCGCGGCGGCCTCGGGGTCTTCCGAGGCCATCGACGCTTCCCATTGGGCGGCGATGGCGTCCTGGTCGAGTTGTTCCTGGCCAGCCATGTCAGATCACTGCACCAGTACTTCCTTGAACAGCACCGCGGTCACCTGCGCAGGGGCGATCGCGACGTTGACGCGCCGGGTCAGTTCCTCCTTCATCCGGAACATCCCGACCGAACCGTTGAGGTCGCCGGAGCGCAGTTCGCGCAAATACGTCTGAAACAGGTCGGTGATCCGCGGCAGCGTCGGCTTGATCTGTTCGATCAGCTTTTCGTCCTTCACCTCGAGCACGATCTTGGCCTTGAGATACTGCACCCGCTCGCCCGGCGAACCGGCGAGATTGACCATGATCTCCGGCACCTCGAGGAAATTCGGCGGTTTCACTTTCTCGGCGGCCTCGGCGTGTTCTTTCTCGGCGTCGTGGCCCTTGGACATGAAGAACCACGCGCCGCCGCCACCGCCGATCAGCAGCAGCCCGGCCGCGGCCGCGATGATGATGAGCTTCTTCTTGCTCTTCGGCGCGGCGCCTTCGGCGCCCTCTGCGCCTTCATCCGGTTTTTCTGGGTCCGCCATGGGCGCAGTTCCGTGTTGCGAGAAGAGCCGCTGTGCCGCCAAGGCGAACCGTAAACGCGAGACTAAAGCCGCCAGCGCACCAGGCCCTGATGTGACGACGCTATGGCGCAATGGTTAACGGAACCTTTCCAGACGGCGCCAACTAGGAAGATTCTGCCGGGTGACATGGTCAACAAGTCCCTAATTGCCGGCCTCTCCCTCCCCTCCAAAACGACCAAGCGCTTGAAATCACTGACTATTTCAACTTGGCACGGCGCTCGCAAGTAAGATCGCGAGCCGCTGCTTGGGAGAGCGTCGGTTCGAGGCGATCCGCGGAAGGTCTGGGAGGACCGGGGGCGGATCCTGGAAGGGAGAACCACCGATGCAGAATACGCTTCTGGTCGGCTTGTCGCGGCAGGTCGTGCTCGAACGGCAGATGGATGTCGTCGCGAACAATCTGGCCAATATGAACACCAACGGCTTCAAGGCCGAACGCTCCATGTTTCAGGAATTCCTGAACACCGGCGCGCATGAGGACAATTTCCAGGGCCGGGACCGCCGCGTCAGCTTCGTGCAGGACCGCGCCGCGTATCACGATTTTTCCGCTGGCCCATTGAACGAGACCAAGAACCCGCTCGACGTCGCGATCGACGGTTCGGCGTTCCTTGTGGTGCAGACCCCGGCCGGCGAGCGCTTCACCCGCGACGGCAAGCTGTCGATCAATCCGCGCGGCCAGCTCGTCAACGCCTCCGGCTATCCGGTGCTCGGCACCTC
This genomic window contains:
- the fliM gene encoding flagellar motor switch protein FliM, producing the protein MAGQEQLDQDAIAAQWEASMASEDPEAAAKAAEENELTGTMAEQWAAMVEDGGRDLAGTGKNSGERVLSQEEIDNLLGFSVGEVHLDENSGIRAIIDSAMVSYERLPMLEIVFDRLVRLMTTSLRNFTSDNVEVSLDRITSVRFSDYMNSIPLPAVLCVFKAEEWQNFGLATVDSSLIYSMIDVLLGGRRGQAAIRIEGRPYTTIETNLVKRLLEVVLADAEQAFRPLSPVAFSIDRLETNPRFAAISRPANAAILVRLHIDMEDRGGNIELLLPYATIEPIRGVLMQMFMGEKFGRDQVWEGHLATEIGQADISVDAVLYEAEVPLKQLMALQVGDTLPLDLRADALVAVRCGSVTLTEGRMGRVGDRVAIRVTKPLRKPVTTYAMFERTDEQSKMMEAQ
- the fliL gene encoding flagellar basal body-associated protein FliL, which gives rise to MADPEKPDEGAEGAEGAAPKSKKKLIIIAAAAGLLLIGGGGGAWFFMSKGHDAEKEHAEAAEKVKPPNFLEVPEIMVNLAGSPGERVQYLKAKIVLEVKDEKLIEQIKPTLPRITDLFQTYLRELRSGDLNGSVGMFRMKEELTRRVNVAIAPAQVTAVLFKEVLVQ
- the flgF gene encoding flagellar basal-body rod protein FlgF — encoded protein: MQNTLLVGLSRQVVLERQMDVVANNLANMNTNGFKAERSMFQEFLNTGAHEDNFQGRDRRVSFVQDRAAYHDFSAGPLNETKNPLDVAIDGSAFLVVQTPAGERFTRDGKLSINPRGQLVNASGYPVLGTSGPIVFQPTDKAINVAQDGNISVLEGTATIDSLRGKLRLVSFARPQSLEKQGDNLFAATSDPGAPDTKAIVRQGYVEKSNVNSVLEMTRMIDVTRSYQKVSSLLQQQGDLQKAAIERLAEVPA